The Arachis hypogaea cultivar Tifrunner chromosome 16, arahy.Tifrunner.gnm2.J5K5, whole genome shotgun sequence genome contains a region encoding:
- the LOC112759069 gene encoding pentatricopeptide repeat-containing protein At5g02830, chloroplastic, which produces MMRDFVILGSSIVTPPPNPPSSSSSTPSTTPSPSHRHRHRHHKPKLTPSHSHSSSISCTLQAPLNHYIHVHVHENASEFVPSLNVKLLAKEVLAGIRGRKVRAVIDSLKRVQELGGASSLSSHFDGHAMDLFSNECRRLVKSGQLEEAVQFMEVLAHFQLSVRELVQPLDIIKQCVCNQDPDLAVRYACLLPHAHILFCNIISEFGKRRDLVSALKAYEAVKKNLDNPNMYIYRAIIDACGLCGDFMKSRYIYEDLLNQKITPNIYVFNSLMNVNTHDLSYTLNLYQNMQNLGLKPDMTSYNILLKACCVAGRVDLAQDIYRELKQLESAGWLKLDVFTYSTIIKVFADAKLWQMALKIKQDMLSAGVSLNTVAWSSLINACAHAGLVEQAIQLFEEMLLADCEPNTQCFNIILHACVEACQYDRAFRLFYSWKGNKMLGSFGEGNNSKLEHGDTQTAITAPNSISRPHILSFAERFPFTPTIATYNILLKACGTDYYHAKALITEMKKVGLSPNYISWSILIDICGGSDNVGGAIEILKIMFDAGIKPDVVAYTTAIKVCVESKNFKQGLMLYEEMKTYEIHPNWVTYNTLLRARNRYGSVLEVQQCLTIYQDMRKAGYKPNDYYLEELIEEWCEGVIQDNSKIQREFSSSNFSELERPPSLLLEKIAAHLLKRVADILAIDVQGLTKVEARLVILAVLRMIKENYSSGHSVNDDILIIIGATKADETPSQHILEVQEAIIKLLQNELGLEIFPAKTRFALSDTSKLEIPNLTNLSIEALPGEKALTTTRRPAVLHRLKVTKKSLYGWLHRKVSIK; this is translated from the exons ATGATGAGGGATTTCGTCATCCTTGGTTCATCCATTGTCACTCCTCCTCCGAATCCcccatcttcttcatcttcaacaCCATCAACCACTCCTTCTCCCtcccaccgccaccgccaccgccaccacAAGCCCAAGCTCACTCCTTCGCATTCGCATTCTTCCTCTATCTCCTGCACTCTCCAAGCCCCCCTCAACCACTATATCCATGTCCATGTCCACGAGAATGCTTCCGAATTTGTTCCTTCTCTGAACGTTAAGCTCCTCGCGAAGGAGGTTCTGGCGGGTATTCGAGGTAGGAAGGTTCGGGCTGTGATTGATTCTCTCAAGAGAGTTCAGGAGCTTGGTGGCGCCTCCTCCTTATCCTCCCATTTTGATGGACATGCCATGGATCTCTTCTCTAACGAGTGTCGCCGCTTGGTCAAATCCGGTCAACTTGAGGAAGCTGTTCAATTCATGGAGGTTCTCGCac ATTTCCAGTTGTCAGTCAGAGAACTTGTTCAGCCGTTGGACATAATAAAACAGTGTGTTTGTAATCAAGATCCAGATTTAGCTGTGAG GTATGCATGTCTTCTTCCACATGCACATATACTATTCTGCAACATTATAAGTGAATTTGGAAAAAGAAGGGATTTAGTTTCTGCTTTGAAAGCATATGAAGCAGTGAAGAAAAACTTGGATAACCCCAATATGTACATATACCGGGCAATAATTGACGCTTGTGGCCTTTGTGGTGATTTCATGAAATCTAGGTACATATATGAG GACTTACTCAATCAGAAGATTACTCCAAATATATATGTGTTCAACAGTCTCATGAATGTGAACACCCATGATCTTAGCTACACCTTAAATCTGTATCAGAATATGCAG AATCTTGGTCTGAAGCCAGACATGACATCTTATAATATCCTACTCAAAGCATGCTGTGTTGCTGGAAGAGTTGATCTGGCCCAAGACATTTACAGGGAACTTAAGCAATTGGAATCAGCAGGATGGCTGAAATTAGATGTTTTCACCTACAGCACGATTATAAAG GTCTTTGCAGATGCAAAATTGTGGCAAATGGCTCTAAAAATCAAGCAGGATATGCTCTCAGCCGGTGTTTCTCTTAATACCGTTGCGTGGTCGTCATTAATCAATGCCTGCGCACATGCAGGGCTTGTAGAGCAGGCAATTCAATTATTCGAAGAAATGCTTTTGGCCGACTGCGAGCCTAATACGCAATGCTTTAACATCATTTTACATGCATGTGTTGAAGCATGTCAGTATGACAGAGCTTTTCGCTTGTTCTATTCTTGGAAGGGAAATAAGATGTTGGGGTCCTTTGGTGAAGGGAACAATAGCAAGTTAGAGCATGGAGACACGCAGACTGCTATTACCGCGCCAAACAGCATTTCTAGGCCGCATATCTTGAGTTTTGCTGAGAGATTCCCTTTCACACCAACTATAGCAACATATAATATTTTGCTGAAGGCTTGTGGTACTGATTACTACCATGCTAAAGCATTAATCACTGAGATGAAAAAAGTAGGTCTTTCCCCAAATTATATAAGCTGGTCCATTTTGATAGATATATGTGGAGGATCAGATAACGTGGGAGGCGCCATCGag ATTCTGAAGATCATGTTTGATGCTGGAATTAAACCTGATGTTGTTGCATATACTACAGCCATAAAG GTCTGTGTAGAAAGTAAGAATTTTAAGCAAGGATTGATGCTATATGAAGAAATGAAAACATATGAGATACATCCAAATTGG GTGACATATAACACACTACTAAGGGCACGCAACAGATACGGATCCGTACTTGAGGTGCAACAATGCTTGACCATATACCAGGATATGCGAAAAGCAGG GTACAAACCCAATGATTACTATCTGGAAGAACTTATTGAGGAGTGGTGTGAAGGAGTGATACAAGATAACAGCAAGATCCAAAGAGAATTTTCTTCCAGCAATTTCTCTGAATTAGAGAGACCCCCGAGTTTACTTCTTGAAAAGATTGCGGCACACCTGTTAAAGAGGGTAGCTGACATCCTAGCTATTGATGTTCAAGGACTCACAAAG GTTGAAGCTCGCTTGGTTATTCTTGCAGTTCTTAGAATGATCAAAGAAAACTATAGTTCAG GACATTCTGTGAATGATGACATTTTGATCATCATAGGAGCTACAAAGGCAGATGAAACTCCATCCCAGCACATATTAGAAGTGCAAGAGGCAATCATAAAACTTCTTCAGAATGAATTGGGCCTTGAAATTTTTCCAGCTAAAACCAGGTTTGCACTAAGTGACACATCAAAGTTAGAAATCCCTAACCTTACAAATCTCAGCATAGAAGCACTACCAGGAGAGAAGGCATTAACCACAACAAGAAGGCCTGCAGTTCTACATAGGTTGAAGGTCACCAAGAAATCATTGTATGGTTGGTTGCATAGGAAAGTAAGCATTAAATAG
- the LOC112759070 gene encoding thioredoxin-like protein AAED1, chloroplastic, protein MAYATLFSNPLHLNKTANHSSIHFSPTLSLKPNQNLRYSKNLKLSSNRHHATTPSASSSSGVESLVLDEDTTSSLDSVKVFDLNGKEVPISDLWKDRKAVVAFARHFGCVLCRKRADYLASKKDIMDASGVALVLIGPGNIEQARTFAKQMKFEGEIYADPNHSSYEALKFVSGVLTTFTPKAGLKIIQLYMEGYRQDWKLSFEKDTVTRGGWKQGGIIVAGPGKNNISYVHKDREAGDDPEIEDILAACCS, encoded by the exons atggcctacgcAACGCTTTTCTCCAATCCTCTTCACCTTAACAAAACTGCAAATCACTCTTCCATTCATTTCTCTCCCACTCTCTCTCTTAAACCAAATCAAAATCTTAGATATTCTAAGAATCTCAAACTCTCATCAAACAGACACCATGCAACCAcaccctctgcttcttcttcttcag GAGTTGAGTCTCTGGTGTTGGATGAGGATACTACAAGTTCACTGGATTCAGTTAAGGTGTTTGATTTGAATGGAAAGGAGGTTCCGATTTCAGATTTATGGAAAGATAGGAAAGCCGTTGTGGCATTTGCACGCCACTTTGG ATGTGTGCTTTGTCGCAAAAGGGCTGATTACCTTGCATCCAAGAAG GATATAATGGATGCTTCTGGTGTGGCACTTGTATTGATTGGACCTGGGAACATTGAACAG GCCAGAACCTTTGCCAAGCAAATGAAATTCGAAGGAG AAATCTATGCAGACCCCAATCATTCATCATATGAGGCCTTAAAATTTGTTTCTGGAGTTTTGACCACATTTACCCCCAAA GCAGGTCTTAAGATAATACAATTATATATGGAAGGCTATCGGCAAGATTGGAAGCTTTCATTTGAAAAAGATACTGTTACCAGAGGGGGCTG GAAACAAGGAGGAATCATAGTTGCAGGTCCTGGGAAAAATAATATCTCATATGTTCACAAG GACAGAGAAGCAGGTGATGATCCAGAAATTGAAGATATCTTAGCAGCATGTTGTTCCTGA